The following is a genomic window from Methanoplanus sp. FWC-SCC4.
AGATAACTATTGAATACAAAAATACAGGTGATGCAACCGCCTACAATGCAGTTGCCCGTATCAGTGCGGTTGATCCGTTCACAAGCAACGACGACACGGCATTTTTAGGCGATCTTGCGCCCGGACAGACTGCAACCGGAGTATATGACGTTTCGGTTGACAGTGAGGCAACGATTAAGACATACGGAATCGACACCGAAATCCGCTACCGTGATGCCCTTGACAACAGTCAGATATCAGACTCGATGAAGGCACAGGTTGAGCTCACACCCCGCTCGGGATTTGAGGTTTTTACAAATCCGATTGTGCTGACAGTCGTTCTTTTTGCGATTATCGGTGCAGGGTATTTTGTATGGTCACGTCGAAAGAATGAGTAATGATGAAATTCTGGGACGGGACGCTTCCAAAACCTGGGCAGCGGACAGTTGAAGATATGAGGTCTGTGCTTGCTGATTTTAATGCATGCGCAGAGAATACCCTTTATTTCATGTACAGAAGCCTTTCCATGAACCCGGGGGACAAAGAATGGCTTTCTGCGCGATGCCTGAGATATGACATAACCGTCATACCCCCCTGTCTTCTTGGGGATGAATATGTCAAGACAAAGGGGCACTATCATCCAAAAGCCCCTGACGGTTTCGGATTTCCCGAATTATACCAGGTAATTTCCGGAGAGGCACATTTTTTGCTTCAAAAAAGGGATCTGTCGGATGTTGTTGTGGTCCGGGCAAAGACAGGCGATGTGGTTTTGGTACCTCCGGGCTACGGACATGTCACAATAAATCCCTCGAATGAGACTCTTGTTATGGCAAACATAGTATCCGACGCTTTTAAAAGTGAATATGAATTCTATGAGCATAACCACGGTGCGGCATACTACGAGCTTTTTGGGAATGTCTTTTTGAAAAATCCAAATTATGGGGATGTTCCAAAAATCCGTTTTGTTGATGCATTTGAAGTTCCCGAACTAAAAATTCTTCACAACCAGTCAATATATGATTTAATCGGTGACGATGAGGTTTTGGAATATCTTAACAATCCGGTTATTCTGGAAAAAATAAATTTCAAAATTTGATTTTTAATTAAAATCAATTTGTGATTTCCAGCCACAAAAATGTGAAAATTTTGTTTTCATCCCGTTTTTTATATGAGGGAATTATTCCTGTTTTAAAAGATTGGGAGGTGCATTTCTTTTATGTGTTGTATTCCTGACTTTCTCAAATATTTTCTCTTCAGTTTCTGATTTTGGCGTCCATCCTGAATTTTCAAGGTTTATCAGGGCATTGTCGATCTCCTCATATGAAAAACCAATCTCTGATTCATCGCTTTGTCCCGGGTAAAGACCTGCAGAAGGTGCCTTTTTAATTATTGATTCAGGAACACCCGTTTCTTTTGAGAGAATGTACACATCCTTTTTGTAGAGGTGCAGGAGCGGCTGGATGTCCGCTGAATCATCGCCGTATTTTGTTGAATATCCTATCATATACTCTGTTTTGTTTGATGTGCCGCACACAAGTGCCGAGAATTTGTTGGCATAATAATAAAGTGCCGTCATCCTTATCCTTGCCATCAGGTTTCCGGTAAGATAGGGGGAGTCCTCATATCCCGGCAGTTGCTTAAATGCATCGATTACCGGATTTATAGGGACAACCTCGTATGAAATGCCAAATTTTTCCGAGAGTTCCATTACGTCCTGTATGTCTTCTTCAGGAGTCACTCCTGACGGGAGCATAAACCCTAACACATTTTCTCCTCCTATTGCACGGGAACATAGTGCTGCCGCAAGAGAGGAGTCTATCCCGCCTGAGAGGCCTATTACAATTTTCTGACGGCCTGATGACCA
Proteins encoded in this region:
- a CDS encoding NAD+ synthase; the protein is MTIKCIGCECEKIEQMIRHSVWSSGRQKIVIGLSGGIDSSLAAALCSRAIGGENVLGFMLPSGVTPEEDIQDVMELSEKFGISYEVVPINPVIDAFKQLPGYEDSPYLTGNLMARIRMTALYYYANKFSALVCGTSNKTEYMIGYSTKYGDDSADIQPLLHLYKKDVYILSKETGVPESIIKKAPSAGLYPGQSDESEIGFSYEEIDNALINLENSGWTPKSETEEKIFEKVRNTTHKRNAPPNLLKQE
- a CDS encoding glucose-6-phosphate isomerase family protein, whose amino-acid sequence is MMKFWDGTLPKPGQRTVEDMRSVLADFNACAENTLYFMYRSLSMNPGDKEWLSARCLRYDITVIPPCLLGDEYVKTKGHYHPKAPDGFGFPELYQVISGEAHFLLQKRDLSDVVVVRAKTGDVVLVPPGYGHVTINPSNETLVMANIVSDAFKSEYEFYEHNHGAAYYELFGNVFLKNPNYGDVPKIRFVDAFEVPELKILHNQSIYDLIGDDEVLEYLNNPVILEKINFKI